From a single Lewinella sp. LCG006 genomic region:
- a CDS encoding cysteine desulfurase family protein: protein MSKKRIYLDNAATTPLDPQVIEAMTVVMQEVHGNPSSIHAEGRQARTTIEQARRTIAKHLNASIGEIFFTSGGTEANNMALKCAVRDLGVRRIISSPMEHHCVLHSLDSISKQSDQIEIVHVQLNEKGQVVLDHLRSLLADQSQKTMVALMHSNNEIGTMIDLQEIGTLCQEYGAYFHSDTVQTMGYYPIDVEATPISFLSGAAHKFYGPKGVGFIYINGDNIIQPYLDGGAQERNMRAGTENTYGIVGMAKALDLAYQERTEREQKIRSLRTYLCEELAKDFPDVEFNGDPEGGHYKVLNLRFPASPKTELLLFNLDIAGISVSGGSACSSGTDTGSHVIRALRGDDDDAVNIRVSFSHHNTQAEVDQLLGVLKRVLK from the coding sequence ATGAGTAAGAAAAGAATATACCTGGACAACGCCGCCACCACACCCCTGGATCCCCAAGTCATTGAGGCGATGACTGTGGTAATGCAGGAAGTACACGGCAACCCGTCCAGCATACACGCGGAAGGCCGCCAGGCCAGAACAACGATTGAACAGGCAAGGCGCACCATCGCCAAGCACTTGAATGCTTCTATTGGCGAGATTTTCTTCACTTCCGGCGGAACAGAAGCCAACAACATGGCCCTCAAATGTGCTGTGCGTGATCTGGGTGTACGCCGGATCATTTCTTCGCCTATGGAACATCACTGTGTGCTGCATTCTTTGGATAGTATTAGCAAGCAAAGTGATCAGATCGAAATCGTTCACGTACAACTTAATGAAAAAGGGCAGGTGGTCTTAGATCACTTACGCAGCCTGCTGGCTGATCAAAGTCAGAAAACAATGGTTGCTTTGATGCACTCCAATAATGAGATCGGCACCATGATCGATCTTCAGGAGATAGGTACGCTTTGCCAGGAGTACGGCGCTTATTTTCATTCGGACACTGTCCAGACAATGGGCTACTATCCTATTGATGTAGAAGCGACACCGATCAGCTTTCTGTCGGGAGCTGCCCACAAATTTTATGGCCCTAAAGGCGTCGGGTTTATTTACATCAATGGCGATAACATCATCCAACCTTACCTCGATGGCGGCGCCCAGGAGCGCAATATGCGCGCGGGTACCGAAAACACTTACGGCATAGTAGGCATGGCCAAAGCGCTGGATCTGGCTTATCAGGAACGTACTGAGCGGGAGCAAAAAATCCGCTCATTGCGTACCTATCTTTGTGAGGAACTCGCCAAAGACTTTCCCGACGTTGAATTTAATGGCGACCCCGAAGGAGGCCACTACAAGGTGCTCAACCTGCGTTTCCCCGCTTCTCCAAAAACGGAACTCTTGCTGTTCAACCTTGATATTGCAGGCATCAGTGTAAGTGGTGGGAGTGCTTGCAGCTCAGGCACTGATACGGGTTCCCACGTCATTCGCGCCCTCCGCGGAGACGATGATGACGCTGTAAATATCCGCGTATCCTTTTCTCATCACAACACCCAAGCAGAGGTAGACCAGTTGTTGGGGGTATTGAAGCGTGTGTTGAAGTAA
- a CDS encoding DUF4268 domain-containing protein, whose amino-acid sequence MYSREQATQIRKSFWTTFGQYMRPIPSADGLKVNWINYKTGFKGLNFSLDVDKEKAYIGIVLNQKDPDLRSLFYEQLLELKGLLHTHMGEEWSWEEVATNAQYQEISQVYTLLPGVSLFHQEDWPAIISFFKTRLIALDEFWSMGKFHFEPLKF is encoded by the coding sequence ATGTATTCTCGCGAACAGGCTACGCAGATCAGGAAATCGTTTTGGACCACTTTTGGTCAATACATGCGACCAATACCTTCTGCTGATGGCCTGAAAGTCAACTGGATCAATTATAAAACAGGCTTCAAGGGATTGAACTTTAGTTTGGATGTTGATAAAGAAAAAGCCTACATCGGCATTGTACTAAACCAGAAAGATCCAGACCTGAGAAGCCTGTTTTACGAGCAACTCCTAGAACTCAAGGGCTTACTTCATACGCACATGGGCGAAGAATGGAGCTGGGAAGAAGTGGCTACTAATGCCCAATACCAGGAAATTAGTCAGGTCTACACGCTTCTACCAGGAGTGAGCCTCTTTCATCAGGAAGATTGGCCTGCCATCATTTCTTTTTTCAAAACCAGGTTGATTGCCCTGGATGAGTTCTGGTCCATGGGGAAGTTTCACTTTGAGCCGTTAAAGTTTTAG